A part of Candidatus Saccharibacteria bacterium genomic DNA contains:
- a CDS encoding GAF domain-containing protein: MNSILATVLLVVGMVNIITAVSVFAHASRDRGRWAFLVLIVCTALWAWGVGLFLVAGTVPHGQFYVNTYYCAAMAIAGGLIAFGAASRGQLWWRRIAVGFVPTIGLIVAMLYDPRWLVEVVSVTGALSDRVHIHVWRYSAYALVFVVVFAYAWWCMKTDAHQQQRRLRQRKIVNAGVLVSGGMGILFNLILPWIGNYELIAIGPIFTLLFTFSIAYASVKYSMFDLRRTFAVSLAYIFASSIAALIYIGAVWTVSNMIAEGVTSRLVLGVVYTMLALLVATTITPLKTSFDKLTASLFLRERYNPEEALDSFGDAILDDIEVSSIATKAGEVMANVMHPEYSAIVLLERGSLVKAHAVYGASSKGDKIAECTDELDTVTRMNQVITIDGVNTVPQTTVRPLLRLGIAVVARMQVKDQTVGYIVVGEKRSGDIYSSSERLMIATMANEMALAILNTQRFDEIQSFNARLKREIDSATRELRASNKKLLDMDATKDEFVSMASHQLRTPLTSVKGYISMVLEGDAGKISPSQRQLLEEAYTSSERMVHLIGDFLNVSRLQTGKFMIDRRQVDIAKIVEQEVDSIRQIAATHNMSIIYKKPQRIPQLYLDEGKLRQVIMNFIDNAIYYSPESTSIVVKLGCEEGNVVLRVIDKGMGVPDDVKDRLFSRFFRADNARKQRPDGTGIGLYLAKKIIDGHHGTLVFESTLGKGSTFGFRLPIKRLSAAPPPSDDLQPKTTP; encoded by the coding sequence ATGAACAGTATTCTTGCTACAGTTCTACTCGTTGTCGGTATGGTCAATATTATTACCGCCGTTAGTGTGTTTGCCCATGCCTCACGCGATCGAGGTCGTTGGGCATTCCTGGTTCTTATCGTATGCACGGCGCTATGGGCGTGGGGTGTTGGGCTGTTTTTGGTGGCTGGCACTGTACCGCACGGGCAATTCTATGTCAACACATACTACTGTGCAGCAATGGCTATCGCGGGAGGGCTCATAGCATTTGGCGCTGCCAGCCGTGGGCAGTTATGGTGGCGACGTATCGCAGTAGGGTTCGTGCCGACCATTGGCCTGATTGTCGCCATGCTATATGACCCACGCTGGCTCGTAGAAGTTGTGAGTGTTACTGGTGCGCTGAGTGATCGTGTTCATATCCACGTATGGCGTTACTCAGCGTACGCGTTAGTATTTGTAGTGGTGTTCGCTTATGCGTGGTGGTGCATGAAGACGGACGCTCACCAGCAACAGCGGCGTCTTCGCCAGCGCAAAATTGTCAATGCGGGCGTACTAGTATCTGGTGGGATGGGTATACTTTTCAACCTTATATTACCCTGGATCGGTAACTACGAACTTATTGCAATTGGCCCGATATTCACCCTGTTATTCACCTTTAGCATCGCTTATGCCAGTGTTAAATACAGTATGTTTGATTTACGCCGTACCTTTGCTGTGTCACTGGCCTATATTTTCGCTAGCTCAATAGCCGCACTTATCTATATTGGAGCGGTTTGGACGGTAAGCAATATGATTGCTGAAGGTGTGACGAGTCGGCTAGTACTCGGTGTTGTTTATACTATGTTGGCGCTATTGGTAGCGACAACTATAACTCCACTCAAAACATCATTTGACAAGCTAACAGCAAGTTTATTCCTGCGCGAGCGATACAATCCCGAGGAAGCCCTTGATAGTTTCGGTGATGCGATTCTTGATGACATCGAGGTATCATCGATTGCAACTAAAGCCGGAGAAGTGATGGCAAATGTCATGCATCCGGAATATTCTGCGATTGTACTACTCGAAAGGGGTTCGCTGGTAAAAGCGCATGCTGTCTACGGTGCTTCATCAAAGGGTGATAAGATTGCTGAATGTACCGACGAGCTGGACACAGTAACACGAATGAATCAAGTAATAACTATTGACGGAGTTAACACTGTCCCGCAGACGACAGTTCGACCTTTGTTACGGCTGGGTATTGCGGTTGTAGCACGCATGCAGGTGAAAGACCAGACGGTTGGGTACATCGTCGTCGGCGAAAAACGCAGCGGTGATATATATAGTTCGTCAGAGCGGTTGATGATTGCGACCATGGCTAATGAAATGGCACTTGCAATCCTCAACACTCAGCGCTTTGACGAAATCCAGTCATTTAATGCCAGGCTCAAAAGAGAAATCGACAGCGCCACTAGGGAACTGCGGGCATCGAACAAAAAGCTACTCGACATGGATGCCACAAAAGACGAATTTGTCAGTATGGCAAGCCATCAACTGCGAACGCCACTCACTAGCGTGAAAGGTTACATAAGCATGGTGCTAGAAGGCGACGCAGGCAAAATCTCTCCTTCCCAGCGTCAGCTACTAGAAGAAGCCTACACCAGTAGTGAGCGGATGGTGCACCTTATTGGTGACTTTTTAAACGTGTCTCGCCTACAAACAGGGAAGTTTATGATTGATCGGCGGCAGGTTGATATTGCAAAAATTGTTGAGCAAGAAGTCGACTCTATTCGGCAAATCGCAGCAACACACAATATGTCTATTATCTACAAGAAGCCCCAGCGAATACCGCAGCTATACTTGGATGAAGGAAAGTTGCGCCAAGTCATTATGAATTTTATTGACAATGCTATCTATTATTCACCTGAAAGCACATCAATTGTTGTAAAGCTTGGGTGTGAAGAGGGCAATGTGGTACTGCGAGTCATCGACAAAGGCATGGGAGTCCCCGATGACGTGAAAGACCGATTATTTAGCCGCTTCTTTAGGGCGGACAATGCCCGCAAACAGCGACCCGATGGTACCGGGATTGGCCTGTACCTCGCTAAAAAGATCATTGATGGCCATCATGGGACGCTGGTGTTTGAATCGACGCTGGGCAAGGGGAGCACCTTTGGGTTTCGTTTGCCCATCAAGCGCCTATCGGCAGCTCCGCCTCCGAGCGATGACCTGCAACCAAAAACCACTCCCTAG
- a CDS encoding DUF11 domain-containing protein, whose product MTFAQLVRKVNTRAAAVAALAFAVVAVPAGLLAWGPSRPTFTMANPAPYITFNSITDATNYGDERNFVMIQGADGKYTDDVTVENGKEYSVRIYVHNNAASNLNLVARDVVAKLNVPTQTADRIQIDGYVNASNANPTSVWDQAVFHGANGTKFNLSYVAGSAFYKNAVFTSGTPVADSIVSGGAKLGYNAMDGNIPGCFQYSGVVYLKVKATTTDFNLVKTVRKGSTGAFTESVAANPGDTVEYQLYFKNTGGTNQTNVTIKDVLPADMEYVPGTTYVHDSLGTRKVADGVTVGGMTMGSYLPQGDVYIKFAAKVKANDQLDKCGENTLVNTATATTNSGNKSDTANVVATKTCVEPKLIDVCRLSDWKIVRIDEKDFDTSKYSKDTANCHPPVVMIDVCRLSDKKIVRIDETTFDSTKYSKDLSKCAAKPEMVEACNLDTKKIETVEKSKIDNVHYTLDKSKCDKPVEYCTVPGKESLPKNSPDCKTTTTTPNELPHTGIVDGVMNILGLSSLAAAVSYYIASRKLTQN is encoded by the coding sequence ATGACATTTGCACAACTAGTGCGCAAGGTCAACACACGCGCTGCAGCCGTTGCCGCCCTGGCATTCGCTGTAGTCGCTGTACCCGCGGGCTTGCTCGCATGGGGACCTAGTCGCCCAACATTTACCATGGCCAATCCTGCGCCATACATAACATTCAACAGTATTACCGATGCTACCAACTATGGTGACGAACGAAACTTCGTTATGATCCAGGGAGCCGACGGCAAATATACCGACGACGTAACCGTAGAAAACGGAAAAGAATACAGTGTGCGCATTTATGTACACAACAATGCTGCTAGCAACCTGAACCTTGTGGCTCGGGACGTGGTAGCAAAGCTAAACGTACCAACCCAAACCGCTGATCGTATTCAGATCGACGGCTATGTAAATGCAAGCAACGCCAACCCTACCAGCGTGTGGGACCAGGCCGTATTCCATGGTGCCAACGGTACCAAATTTAACCTAAGCTACGTCGCCGGTTCTGCATTCTACAAAAATGCAGTATTCACCAGTGGCACGCCCGTAGCTGATAGTATTGTCAGCGGCGGTGCAAAGCTTGGCTACAACGCAATGGATGGCAACATCCCTGGTTGTTTCCAGTACAGTGGTGTCGTCTACCTCAAGGTCAAAGCCACCACAACTGACTTCAACCTTGTCAAAACAGTTCGCAAAGGCAGCACCGGTGCATTCACCGAAAGTGTCGCTGCTAACCCTGGCGACACTGTTGAGTACCAACTGTACTTCAAAAATACTGGTGGTACCAACCAAACCAATGTCACCATCAAAGACGTACTCCCTGCCGACATGGAATACGTTCCTGGCACTACCTACGTCCACGATTCACTTGGCACCCGCAAGGTTGCCGACGGCGTAACTGTTGGTGGTATGACCATGGGCAGCTACCTGCCACAGGGTGACGTGTACATCAAATTTGCCGCCAAGGTAAAAGCCAACGACCAGCTCGACAAATGTGGTGAAAACACCCTTGTCAACACTGCGACTGCAACGACCAACTCTGGTAACAAGTCTGATACTGCCAATGTAGTAGCGACCAAAACCTGTGTTGAGCCAAAGCTCATCGACGTTTGTCGACTCAGCGACTGGAAAATAGTTCGTATTGACGAAAAAGATTTTGACACTAGCAAGTACTCGAAAGATACCGCTAACTGCCATCCACCAGTAGTTATGATCGACGTTTGCCGCCTGAGCGACAAAAAGATTGTTCGTATCGATGAAACAACATTTGACAGCACCAAGTACTCGAAAGATTTGTCAAAGTGTGCAGCAAAGCCAGAAATGGTAGAGGCTTGTAACCTTGATACAAAGAAAATCGAGACAGTTGAGAAGTCAAAGATTGACAATGTCCACTACACGCTCGACAAGAGCAAGTGTGACAAACCAGTCGAATACTGTACGGTTCCTGGTAAAGAATCTCTGCCAAAAAATAGTCCTGACTGTAAGACCACTACAACTACTCCGAATGAGCTTCCGCACACCGGTATTGTAGATGGTGTTATGAACATCCTTGGACTTAGCTCACTAGCAGCTGCAGTAAGCTATTACATAGCAAGCCGCAAGCTCACGCAAAACTAA